One stretch of Juglans microcarpa x Juglans regia isolate MS1-56 chromosome 3D, Jm3101_v1.0, whole genome shotgun sequence DNA includes these proteins:
- the LOC121254110 gene encoding sec-independent protein translocase protein TATC, chloroplastic yields the protein MALGSTSTALVPHLQLQGCCFFKRLASLPVDRTSTRARLGLKIGASQRRLRHRGSFTNVFCFAVDDGLRDKQPDLGVSAGSAVEDRPDVADSSKEEIFVEKLDQDGERGALYEFLYPGKELLPDDKEMTIFDHLEELRQRIFVSVLAVGAAILGCFAFSKELIIVLEAPVKTQGVRFLQLAPGEFFFTTLKVSGYCGLLLGSPIILYEIIAFVLPGLTKAERGFLGPIVFGSSVLFYAGIVFSYLVLTPAALNFFVSYAEGAVESIWSIDQYFEFVLVLMFSTGLSFQVPVIQILLGQVGLVSGDQMLSIWRYVVVGAVVAAAVLTPSTDPLTQMLLAAPLLGLYLGGAWFVKLTGR from the exons atggcATTGGGGAGCACGAGCACGGCTCTGGTCCCTCATTTGCAGCTCCAAGGTTGTTGTTTCTTCAAGCGCCTAGCTTCTCTACCGGTCGACAGAACCTCGACGAGAGCAAGGTTGGGACTCAAAATCGGTGCTTCGCAGAGACGACTCCGCCACCGGGGGAGTTTTACGAACGTCTTCTGCTTTGCCGTAGATGACGGCCTGAGAGATAAGCAGCCAGATTTGGGCGTTAGTGCTGGCTCCGCCGTCGAGGATAGGCCCG ATGTGGCTGATAGTTCGAAAGAAGAAATATTTGTGGAGAAATTGGACCAAGATGGTGAGCGGGGTGCACTATACGAGTTTCTTTATCCCGGCAAAGAGCTTCTACCGGATGATAAAGAAATGACTATATTCGATCATCTGGAAGAGTTGCGCCAGAGGATATTCGTGTCGGTTTTGGCAGTTGGGGCTGCTATTTTGGGTTGCTTTGCGTTTTCGAAAGAACTGATAATTGTTCTTGAAGCTCCTGTCAAAACCCAGGGTGTGCGGTTCCTGCAGCTAGCTCCTGGtgaatttttctttacaactCTAAAG GTATCAGGATACTGTGGCCTTCTGTTAGGAAGCCCTATCATTCTGTATGAGATTATAGCCTTTGTTCTTCCAGGTTTGACTAAAGCAGAGAGAGGGTTTCTGGGGCCGATTGTATTTGGCTCCTCGGTGCTTTTCTATGCTGGTATCGTCTTCTCCTACTTGGTACTGACACCAGCCGCCCTAAACTTCTTTGTTAGCTATGCGGAAGGGGCTGTGGAATCAATATGGTCCATTGATCAATACTTCGAGTTTGTGCTTGTGCTCATGTTCAGCACCGGCTTGTCATTCCAG GTTCCAGTAATACAAATTCTACTTGGACAAGTTGGTCTAGTATCGGGAGATCAAATGTTGTCAATTTGGAGATACGTAGTGGTTGGTGCAGTTGTAGCTGCCGCTGTGCTTACACCCTCGACTGACCCTCTTACTCAAATGCTTCTGGCAGCACCCCTACTGGGTCTTTACTTGGGCGGCGCTTGGTTTGTTAAGCTTACGGGGAGGTGA